Proteins found in one Oncorhynchus mykiss isolate Arlee chromosome 17, USDA_OmykA_1.1, whole genome shotgun sequence genomic segment:
- the LOC110494717 gene encoding troponin I, slow skeletal muscle — protein sequence MFYSEVPVTGRKDNGRQLNTLVHSPSQHSEPLRNISLSTGRGIYIAKMPDQVQEQKSKISASRKLMLKSLMVAKAKEEIEQETVDKEEEKERYLAERAPPLQTGGMSFAELQELCQELHAKVDVVDEERYDIEVKVMHNTREIKDLNIKVLDLRGKFKRPNLRRVRVSADAILRSLLGSKHKVSMDLRTNLKSVKKEDTEKEKTVEVSDWRKNVEAMSGMEGRKKMFDAAKGPAP from the exons ATGTTCTATTCTGAGGTCCCAGTGACGGGCAGGAAGGACAATGGGAGACAGCTAAATACTCTGGTGCATTCTCCTTCCCAGCACTCTGAGCCTCTACGGAACATCTCCCTCAGCACAGGAAG GGGAATCTACATTGCCAAGATGCCGGATCAAGT ACAAGAG CAAAAGTCGAAGATCTCTGCCTCCCGTAAGCTCATGCTAAAG AGCTTAATGGTGGCCAAGGCGAAGGAGGAGATTGAGCAGGAGACAGTggataaagaggaggagaaggagaggtatCTGGCTGAGAGAGCTCCTCCCTTGCAGACTGGTGGCATGTCCTTTGCTGAGCTCCAG GAGTTATGTCAGGAGTTACATGCTAAGGTTGATGTGGTGGATGAGGAGCGATACGACATTGAAGTCAAAGTCATGCACAACACCAGAGAG ATCAAGGACCTGAACATCAAGGTTCTGGACCTGAGGGGGAAGTTCAAGCGGCCCAACTTGAGGAGGGTGAGGGTCTCTGCTGATGCCATCCTGCGCTCCCTTCTGGGCTCCAAACACAAGGTCTCCATGGACCTCCGGACAAACCTGAAGTCAGTTAAGAAGGAGGACACAGAGAAG gagaagacagtagaggtcagtGACTGGAGGAAGAATGTGGAGGCCATGTCTGGCATGGAGGGCAGAAAGAAGATGTTTGACGCAGCCAAAGGCCCCGCTCCATAG
- the csrp1 gene encoding cysteine- and glycine-rich protein 1, protein MPLGGGNKCGCCRKTVYFAEEVQCEGKFFHKCCFLCMACKKNLDSTTVTCHVDEIYCKSCYGKKYGPKGYGFGGGAGTLSMDTGAHLGIRPEEPAAHCPTNNPNASKLATKFGSSDVCPRCAKAVYSAEKVLGGGNSWHKSCFRCAKCGKGLESTTVADKDGEIYCKACYAKSFGPKGFGFGQGAGALAHAQ, encoded by the exons ATGCCTTTGGGAGGAGGAAATAAGTGCGGCTGCTGCCGGAAGACGGTGTACTTTGCTGAGGAAGTGCAGTGTGAAGGGAAATTTTTCCACAAGTGCTGCTTTCTGTGCA TGGCATGTAAGAAGAACCTGGACAGCACAACAGTGACCTGTCATGTGGATGAGATCTACTGCAAGTCCTGCTACGGCAAGAAGTATGGGCCAAAAGGCTATGGCTTTGGCGGAGGAGCAGGCACCCTGAGCATGGACACGGGGGCACATCTTGGAATCAGACCTGAAGA GCCAGCAGCCCACTGTCCCACCAACAACCCCAACGCCTCCAAGTTGGCCACCAAGTTTGGAAGTTCAGACGTGTGCCCGCGCTGTGCCAAGGCTGTGTACTCTGCCGAGAAGGTGCTCGGAGGTGGAAAT TCCTGGCACAAGAGCTGCTTCCGCTGTGCCAAATGCGGCAAGGGGCTGGAGTCAACCACTGTGGCCGACAAAGATGGAGAAATCTACTGCAAAG CATGTTATGCCAAATCCTTTGGTCCCAAGGGCTTTGGGTTCGGCCAGGGGGCAGGGGCTCTGGCACATGCTCAGTAG